A single Candidatus Dojkabacteria bacterium DNA region contains:
- a CDS encoding Ldh family oxidoreductase, translating into MNAIEIVQDMPSLLHIDFHNLPMTFKIKWIHDTLIEKASTTGISILGFDNSGGMHTLHTWTQGIAKRGYFALAGYNGGPLGVVPINGTCGLLGTNPISYAFPTSEGEIVVDMATSQITYFEICNCKKDNKDLRENSAVDTEGNVTRDANKALAEDGTSNILPMGGNYKGYNINYLIEIMTGALVGAKLSNKMDPGYVNEDHGGFIIVINIEAFGSIQSFKNEISEFNREIRQQRPKKGEHVIVPGDNNLNRLDEVNKSGMVEIEEDIWNKVKILDN; encoded by the coding sequence ATGAATGCAATAGAAATCGTACAAGATATGCCCAGCCTATTACACATAGACTTTCATAATCTTCCAATGACATTCAAGATAAAATGGATTCACGATACGCTCATAGAAAAAGCAAGTACAACAGGGATTAGTATTCTTGGATTTGATAATTCAGGTGGAATGCATACACTTCATACATGGACACAAGGAATTGCAAAGAGAGGTTATTTTGCATTAGCAGGATATAATGGGGGTCCTTTGGGTGTTGTCCCCATCAATGGAACCTGCGGATTACTTGGAACGAATCCGATCTCATACGCTTTCCCGACGTCAGAAGGAGAAATCGTCGTTGACATGGCCACATCCCAGATCACATATTTCGAAATATGTAATTGTAAAAAAGATAATAAAGATTTAAGAGAAAATTCAGCGGTTGATACAGAAGGAAATGTAACTAGAGATGCAAATAAAGCATTAGCAGAAGACGGTACTTCAAATATTTTACCTATGGGCGGCAATTACAAAGGGTATAATATAAACTATCTAATTGAAATAATGACTGGAGCTCTTGTAGGGGCTAAGTTGAGCAACAAGATGGATCCAGGATATGTAAATGAGGATCATGGAGGATTCATTATAGTAATAAATATTGAGGCTTTCGGCAGTATTCAATCTTTTAAAAATGAAATTTCAGAGTTCAACAGAGAAATTCGCCAACAAAGACCAAAAAAAGGAGAACATGTCATTGTGCCAGGAGATAATAATCTTAATAGACTTGACGAAGTTAATAAATCTGGAATGGTTGAAATTGAAGAAGACATTTGGAATAAAGTTAAAATTCTAGATAACTAA